AGGGGTTGGTCTTTGCATTATGAAATTGCATATGCAGGTTTCCATGTTACAGACGAGGTGTGCTACCGATTAGGGAGTTACATGGGCTGGATTATGTGTCCATCCCCTGAATTGGTTCGTAGGAATACTTCTATTCACATCAGGTGAGACTGCCGAGTAGTGTCGTCTTGGATGTGAAATTCGGGTTTAGGTTCCCCAATATCAATACGCAAAAGCTCTCCATTAGTCCGGTCTGGTTAAAGGTATGGGGTGAGAAGGGAGAGAATGCAAGAGGGAGGAACAAAATTAGGTAAAGTAGATGCTTTGACAAGACCGTCTCATTAGAAGGATTATCGTAGTCTCGTAGATACTCGTATAATTAAGCGGGTCTATCAAATGTTGGATACTTGGATACCACACTCCCTAATTTCTATATTTCGCTAATTTTAAATTTTTGGACTTGAAATTATTTTTGCACTCACAATCTTACTAACTCGTGTTATCGTGTAGACGTGTACGGTGTATATATTTCTTACataactagttttatacccgtgcaaattgcacgggattGTTGTTATTGGTTGAAGTAGTGGGGTTGTTAATAGGATATGCTCTTTAACGGTAATAtcaatttcggaattctgaaagtACAGAAATAAATTCTCGAAAATTTGAAGAGTTAACAAAAGTAGACAAATTGGAAAGAAATAAATACAACAAAAAATTGTTATTGGGGTTAACTATAGCTTCTCAAAAACTTCTTTATGCACTACGTTATTTGTTCTATTGGACCCGCATTTATCATTATCGCAAATTAGAATCTTCAATCTCTTTTTGCCTGTGACTCTTGCGACATAGAGCCTGGCCGTGCGTAAACACCAACCTTGGAAAATAAAGCCCAACATGTGCTAGGGACTTTCCTTGGCTCTTATTTATTGTCGTTGAAAAACACACTACTTTTGATAAAATATTTTGTTATTATCGACACAATGCCCATGTACATTTTAAACGAATAATTTATTAGTGAGTATACAATTAATAGGGAACATGTTTGAcatagttttaaacccgtgcaaattgcacagGTTTGCTTTTTAAAAATTTGTTGCTACAAGATGTAAATATTTTAGATTAATTGTATACTCACTAATTAATCATCTCCTCTAAATTTTATTATCTTTATACATAAAATTTTAAAGTTTCTTTTTTGGTGCAAACATAAAATTTAAAAGTAAAGCAGTTAAATCACCCACTTTTTTGTTTAACAAATTTAATTGAGTTATAAAGTTATAATTAAGACTTTAGATTTGAATTAAAAAATTATTTGCAATTAACATAAATGATACGTtaagatcaattaaatgagtaccAATTGTACGATATGTCCTCATGTAGTAGATATATGGCTTTTttttaggagtcgtttggttcacCATGAGAAGATAGAATTCCCGGGAAGATTAAATTCATGTGAAATTGAAAATCATGTGAATTGTAGAAATCTTGTTTGGTTGGATGTGGAAACTTGAATTCATGTGGGAACTCTCACTTACCTAGGGGGGGCTAGGTAAGTGACTTCCTACATTATGTAGGAATTGGAGTTCCATAGGAAGTTCCACTTCCCATGAATTGGGCAACCAAACAAACCTTCATTTAGATACTTCCCATGATTTTCCAATTCCTATGAATTGggaaggcaaccaaacaacctCTTAGTATATAGTATGATATGTCCTTTTGACCCGTGCACATTTAAATCCATATAATCAAATTGTTAAATATTCAATCACATACTTAAGAAATCtcattaaataaaaaaattatataaaaagttTGTAAGATATAACTTTTATAAGGGTAActatttaattcacttttatgaaAGTACAAAGTTTTTACGTTCTTAGTAATTCTtgtgtaagacggtctcacaatgTATGAATGATCCACCTTTATTAAAAAACTtttttagtaataataataacaataaatgaatgattttttttctaaattatgACCGTTTTCATAGGGTAAGACTGTTTTATTCTAAATTTTTTGTAACATTTTATACATTGCATTTAAtttagcacaaattctcatttaatacgggcaatatccgtcttaaacttaagaggGGTCAAATATATACCAAATCACCCCATTTGTTGCCTAGAAATGCCAAAAAAAAATTGTCTTTATTATCATCATATgatagtatttgacccgtcttaaagaAGACTTGCTGTTAATTCAAAGCCTTTATATTCCCTCATATTCTATATTTTTTTCCCTATTtcttaaaacggattattcagatttttttcccctttcttattttggaaactttacTCTTATTTTAGTCATCCCTATCTCTTACcatcaaaccccacccaactcttttactcatattttattatttCCTTAATGCTTTGGGCTCACTATTCATTATTTAACTTCTAATTATttattcctctctcctatcaccaaaacccactcaactcttttactcttattttatttctcttcttaATACCCGTGCCCACAAACAAAGGGAATAAAAtattgaatgggagggagtataaaaatATAATACAATACAAAGCTTAAGGCTCAATTAATTTATAGGCCTCCTAACACATGTAATTTGAGTAGCATGGCCATAAACACAATAACCAATAAACAGAACCCGTATAAGAAAGTATAAACCCTACCCTAACAATTTGTGAGCCTCCATACTCCACAATTTACGATTATAACGAAACTCATAAAAACACTTTTTATCTCGCTCACAACTCTCTCATAAATCACCAATCTCAAACGTTTAGTTAGGATCTCGTCCAGTTGCTTATATTTAGTTGTTTAAGGGATTGTTTGATTCAAACAcaaaaggtatgaggtatgggtttggaatgagtcAAACTCATACCAAATGTTTGTTTAGCAAacataagagttttatacccatacctcaaacccatgaggtatgggtttctcatacccaaggaggGGCGTTGGTATCAGATTGATACCTATGGGTatcaaattaaaacaaaaaaaaatgtgaaaataaAAATTATGGCTATATTGTAAATGAACTTTTATATAGTTATTGATTAAACAtttattttcatgattttataatattaaaaaatatgatttaaaaTATTATATTTTACATATTATAGTCTTAATTGAGTTTGAAACCCGTACCACCATGAATTGAAACAAACACCTGGAATGAGGAATGGAGTTCCAACCCCATACCACCCAagtatgattcctgattccaaactcatacccacgCGCGAAACAAACGCCCCCTAATTGTGTACACACTGCACGATGGAAAATCAAAACCTCAAAAGCTCATCACTCATTTCTCATTAGTCCCCCACCATCTTCATCCCTCCATCTACTCTCCAATTCCTTGCTATCACCAACTCACTAAATATTTATCTTCTCTTCCTAATTATTACTCCCTTTCTAAGCGAATAACGGCGGAGTACTACGGTAGATGGCGGATTTCGCTGAAGATAATATAAATTAGTTAAGTTAATTTCAGTATACTGCTATTAATATGGTTATGGTTATACAAATTTGTGgtattctttttattttttgaaaTTAATAGTAGTTATAAATATTTACTGATGTTTTTTGTTATATTTCTATATTTTTCCTCTATTTCTTAATTCTTATACCATTTGTTTCACTTTTCTTAGTCAATTATATTTTTAAAATTTACAGTAGAGATTTTACATTTGTGATCTAAATATTAAACTTTTTACATTCATTGCAAACTGCAAATTTTTACATTGCAGCACTGAAATTTTTCGTTTGTTGGTTTtgctatttttttttatttttatgtcatttatttttttaaataaagaTTTTAAATAGTTTATTATCAATGAAGTTCATTAATGaccaaaataaataaatcatTGTGAATTGTAAATTTTGCAAAAGTTTAGCCTTTGCTTcttgaataacaataacaatcttTGTGTAATTAATTAGTCTATAGAACGTGACTCCTAAAAATCGGAAAGAAAAAAGGTGCTTTGACTTATTGACTTTTAACCACAAAGAGCGACACTCGGCTCTCCGTGGTTGTTCGTTTAATAAATAGGATACTACTTCAACTCAAACCCTCTTTGTGAATAAGTTAGTTAGTGTACTTTGTGTAAACCCTAGTGAAAAAGCGTAAATACTACTATACCTCCAGGTTGTATAATAAACATTGTATAAACACTATACGTTTATCCAAACTTATGTGTAATTTTCCTGAGCTTGTTAaaagtttatattttttttttatttttaagtgTGTCAGTTCAAAAACTTTAAATTATAGCTCGATTTCATTAAAGCAAAACTTGAAAACTTTAGTACATAGCTTGGATTCTAACCACCAACTGTAATACAACTGGTAGCATACTCTATTAATTGGTGAAAAAGTATAAGTCCGCTTGTTTCCGGCTTTATTACTCCCTCTATTTAGAAAAAATTCAAGAAAAAATGTTGAATCATCCGTTAAACTCTTTAAATTAGAGAATCTTGAGATAATATTATCGTGGGGGAGACTATATACTTAATTATCTAGAGGCTAGTGTATGTTCATCTATTTTTCTTCACCAAATTTAGAGAAAGACGACAATACTCTTAGGTAAAGCTTGGAAATAAAAAGGGTATAATAAAATTGTAATGAAGGAATTATTAAATAAAGTTATCTCATAACTAATTCGGGATGTCTATTTCACTCGTCGATCAAAACACTATTCATTTAACCCTAAAGATTGATGAAAAGCCGACTTAAAATTATGACGGTTGATCAAACGGACATTCTCATGTAAATTGAACTGATGTATTTATCAGTAGGTCTCACTTACGGGGTTAAGTATCACTCGTATGGATAGATAAGATAAAAAGGAGAATTTATAAGGAAACTACAAATGACTTgtatttattttagcatgtaagttttatttgacccgtcacattatattatccgtcacaaatgagaatctGTGTGTATTTTATTGCCTTAGAAAAATGATGTATTTTATTGCCTTTCCATTTTTCTATAACTAATGTTGGGCCATGCGAAAGTGTACATTGTTACTTGTTAGACACATTTGTTGAGTACTCGACATTTGTTCTTTGGGTTTGGCAGATCGATTATTCGATGTCTattcagctagtcttgctatagatcTCATAGCCTTAATTTAATTACTTTCCAATTTTCAAGCAGCCGTCACTACTACCTCTCTTGTCTTCTAAACCCCCAAAAGTTGCAAACCTCTCCCTAATTTCAAAAATAAAGAATATAAAGTGTCAATATTTTTAATCTATCCATCAACATCTCAATAAAGAAGGTAAACTATTTTCACCTTTTCAATTTTTAATCCATCCATGAATTTTTTTACAAacaatttttgtttatttttgattAATTTCAATTTTTTAAGTATTTTGTTCATTTTTTTCCTCGTTTCTCATGTTCAAGtgtttagtattattattaatttcaatttatttctaattttCTTTTAGTGTTTTGATTTCAACAATTTTCTggtcttttttttattttaaataagtaATTGGTTATTATGAATTTATGAGCATATTACTTTATTTTTtcctgttaatttttgttttatTGGATTCACAATGTATAATTTCAAATTGTACTTTTGAATTGAAAATGTTTTCATTTTGTAGATCTGTATAAaactcacatgtttggatgacaaaaCTTTTAATTTTCTCACTTCATTGTTAATAATTAGTATATTGATTATTACTTCCTATTTTTAATTTCCATTGTATTCAAACAATCACATATTGTACTACACAAAGTTCTTCTTGGACGGAGTATAAAAATTCATCCTGTAAAAAAATTAATAGCAGAACGTGGGAGACAATTGTGGGCCaccttttaaaaataaaataagataatgaACTTTCAACCACAGTGCGACAACTCAGCACTGTGGTTGTTGCTTTAATGAATAAGATTACTCCGCATTATTTTCCgcattatttttattttactcGTACTGAATGTTCAACACTTCTACCCCTTTAGTCACTAAGGAGTAAGGGTGTATTTGGATTGAGAGATACTCGGAACATTTCAAAAGAGAGTAGTCATTATGAGAGGAGGTCTCAGACAAGGCTCGGTGAAGAGAAAGGCATGGAATGTGATGAAACGAGGGCGTTTAATAATTTTATAGCGACCAATGTGTTCAAGACAACGTATCCTTATCGACTGCTGCGACAATTGTATGATTATGGTGAATAGACGATTAAATAAAAATTTGTTTACATAAATGCTATGTATGTAGattggaggacagaaaaacatgttaataataaattttattattttgAAATAAAAGTACAACTTAGTGACTTACATAAATACTTTGATCGGCTTAAAAACTttccaacacaaaaaaaaaaaagggtactCGGATGTCTTTGATCTAAACCAAACCAACAAAGCCACTCAAATGAAGCAATGAACCCCACTCAAAAACCCTCATAAAAGGTAAAAACAACATCAAAGTGGTTTAACACTACTCCATAAGCTTCATTAGTTAACATATGTCAGCTCGCTTAACTGATAAATTTGTTAAATGTCGACTGCATTTCCCTGGTGGATTTGCGACCCAAAAAAAGTTTAATTCACAATTTTTGGAAAAAACCCTCAAGGAAAGGTGCTAGTATATATAAGACCAAATTTTAAAACCATGCCAATATACATAACTTAGTCCTTTATTGTAAGGCTATTCATCATGGAAGGCATGCAACTTGAGCTCCTAGTAATACCACCTTTCTTCACACCTTTCATATCTCTAGGGCTCAAAGACTTTGCCCTAGACCTAAAACTCTTCTTCATAATCTCCCTCATTGCCTCGGCTTGGCATAACACCGGGTACGCCCTTCCGAACTTGTTAAACCTTACACAATGACTCATATGTGTTTCTAGGGCTTCCTTACATTGTCCTCCATTTTTTCCCATTTCTTCCTTAACCGCCTCAGAGCATAACCCACATATCCACTTCCCCAAGAACTTATCGCGAACATTCTTTATGTATTCAGGTGTGTACTCCTCACTCATTCCACAACATTCGCATTTTGCATCCTCAGCTGCTTCTGAGATAACTGGGAGTACTGCTTTCGACTCCTCCAGCTCTCTGTCGATCTCCTTGCTTAACTCAAAAGCAAAGTCTGAGACCGTCCTCTTTAGACCGTTGTTTGGTAGCTTTGGTGGCCTAGTAAAACTATCGGATGGCGGCTTTGGGAAGGATACCAAGGTTGTTGCTTCTCCATGTGGTGGTGCcatgaaaaatgaaagtataaaACCCTAGAAGAAACTTGTTTCCCAAGAAATGTATAACCCTAGTTTTATAATGTGGTTTacgagtagttttgtttatagTATGAATTGAGATGCAATGTGTGTAAGATTAAGTGTTACAATGAGACATATTTATAGTAAGATAATGTACAAAAAGTTGGGGACGAGAACATAAAATCTGTGGACGAATAGTTGCAACTCATGACTTGAATAAAGAGGAGAACACGTGagttgataatccatgtcattgTCTAGATATTTCTTGAATTTTAACGTAAAACCACAAGTTTATGTATGTATGCATAAAGTTGAGTAATGCATATAATTTCCGTGAGTTTGCATGAAAAAGTTGTGGTTACTTACTTACTTAACATCTTTTCTTTCTAAGCGGATTTCTTTTAAGACGGACATATTTGTCTTAAGCTTAAAACATGTGTCAAATACCAGAGCTTATTGGGATAAATGAGACATGCTTTTCGCATATCCCTAGAAATTACGGTATGCTTTTGTCCTATCTATCATATTCAACCCGTTTTAAGTTTATGTTTAAGACGAATATGtttgtcttaaacaagaattcgtATTTCTTTATATATTTAGTTTGTAAACCGTTACTTATTCATTTCTGTGGGCGTAGTCGTTAGTTGAATAGTTGATGGAGATGGTGATGGAAATGGTAAGAGATGTGGCTAAGATGTTTTGTGAGCCGAGTTGTGGCCGTTAATCGTCGGAAAAGATACTGTTCACGTTGCATTCTATCTAAGTCTACTTGCATGCATGCATGAACTTTGCTATGGATTTGTGGTTAAGTGAAAACCACATACTTAGTAGGTATAGTTTAAGGTTTTTCTCCCTTTgaataaataaatactccctctgtcccggtcatttgttgtccttttttatttttgggtgtctcagtcatttgttgtcctttttattttaagaatgaatttgatgagtaatttgatcattcacactcaatttattccacttgtcatttagtaattgacatttttcccttttcttggtctttgtgccaaaatcaaaggacaacaaatgaccgggacggagggagtaatagtgTATATTTAGTGTTAATGCTCGAAGAGTAAGTTCTAGTAAGAGTTGGACAGTTAACAATCATCTTCAAAGTGAAAAAGACAAGTTCACTAGTTTATTGACTTTCTTTTGAATATGGTATGACATCTCCAAGTAAGACTCTAAGCATCACAATTTATAAAACATCAAATCTAAATCACATCCCTTCACCAATGCACCATACCCATCAAGCCTATGTGTACTAAACAATCATATATCGGTGCATTCTGTTATACTCAATCCATTCAACTTTTATCAACCCCATCTCaatataatactcctcacatatattagagaaataaGTTAATAAAAATTGAATTGAAGGAGTACATAAAAAGTAAGTCTCTTATAAAACGCatttacaaaataaattaaatattgtAAAATCATTTATGGAGTATAAGAGACT
The Silene latifolia isolate original U9 population chromosome 11, ASM4854445v1, whole genome shotgun sequence genome window above contains:
- the LOC141612839 gene encoding uncharacterized protein LOC141612839, with protein sequence MAPPHGEATTLVSFPKPPSDSFTRPPKLPNNGLKRTVSDFAFELSKEIDRELEESKAVLPVISEAAEDAKCECCGMSEEYTPEYIKNVRDKFLGKWICGLCSEAVKEEMGKNGGQCKEALETHMSHCVRFNKFGRAYPVLCQAEAMREIMKKSFRSRAKSLSPRDMKGVKKGGITRSSSCMPSMMNSLTIKD